The proteins below are encoded in one region of Christensenellaceae bacterium 44-20:
- a CDS encoding cyclic-di-AMP receptor encodes MKMVFAIVNKDDSGVVSEALTQEGFFVTKIATKGGFLSAGNTTLITGTDDDKVDQVIQIIEEHSKSRKELVSIGSIGTATYSPFPVEVTVGGATIFVLPVERFEKV; translated from the coding sequence ATGAAAATGGTATTTGCCATCGTAAACAAAGACGACAGCGGCGTTGTCTCGGAAGCGCTCACGCAGGAAGGTTTCTTCGTAACCAAAATTGCCACCAAAGGCGGGTTTCTCTCGGCTGGCAACACGACGCTCATTACCGGCACGGACGACGACAAGGTGGATCAGGTGATCCAGATCATCGAGGAGCACAGCAAGAGCAGAAAAGAGCTGGTTTCCATCGGCTCTATCGGCACGGCGACATATTCTCCCTTCCCTGTGGAGGTTACGGTGGGCGGCGCGACGATCTTCGTTTTGCCCGTTGAGCGGTTCGAGAAGGTTTAA
- the nudC gene encoding NAD(+) diphosphatase encodes MLQDIAPHCFDNAYRPGLPGPEDLALCFCEQGVLLKDGLLPKISDLPKTEYERLFCIDETGFFLAQSAPGELPEGFCWQSTRAFRTMQPLWMAFGGITACQLWRWEQSRRYCGRCGAKTLPSQAERARVCPNCGLTEYPKICPAIIVAISDGEKLLMARNVNSKTGSYALIAGFVEIGESFEQAVHREVMEEVGIKVKNVRYYKSQPWGFSDTVMIGFTAELDGSPALRLQESEIADAKWVPREQVPPSGGSISIGGELIENFRLGRA; translated from the coding sequence ATGTTACAGGATATTGCGCCGCACTGTTTTGACAACGCCTACCGCCCCGGCCTGCCCGGGCCGGAGGATCTGGCGCTGTGTTTTTGCGAGCAGGGGGTTCTGCTCAAAGACGGCCTTCTGCCAAAAATTTCGGATCTGCCAAAAACAGAATATGAGCGGCTGTTTTGCATCGATGAGACGGGCTTTTTCCTGGCGCAGAGCGCGCCGGGCGAGCTGCCGGAAGGGTTTTGCTGGCAATCTACCCGGGCATTCCGCACGATGCAGCCGCTCTGGATGGCCTTTGGCGGCATCACGGCCTGCCAGCTTTGGCGCTGGGAGCAGAGCCGAAGGTACTGCGGGCGCTGCGGCGCCAAAACCCTGCCCAGCCAGGCAGAGCGGGCGCGGGTTTGCCCGAATTGCGGGCTAACCGAGTACCCCAAAATCTGCCCGGCCATCATCGTGGCCATCTCGGATGGGGAGAAACTGCTCATGGCGCGCAATGTGAATTCCAAAACCGGCAGCTACGCGCTGATCGCCGGGTTTGTGGAGATTGGCGAGAGCTTCGAGCAGGCTGTACACCGGGAAGTGATGGAGGAGGTCGGCATCAAGGTCAAAAACGTGCGCTACTACAAGAGCCAGCCCTGGGGGTTCTCGGATACCGTCATGATCGGGTTTACCGCCGAGCTGGACGGCAGCCCGGCTCTGCGCCTTCAGGAGAGCGAAATTGCCGACGCCAAATGGGTGCCCAGGGAGCAGGTTCCGCCCTCGGGCGGCTCCATCAGCATCGGCGGCGAGCTCATCGAAAATTTCCGGCTGGGCCGCGCCTAG
- a CDS encoding LysR family transcriptional regulator → MNLTHLKYAVEVEKTGSITRAADNLFMGQPNLSKAIKELEQQVGITIFRRTSRGVAPTRRGEEFLAYAKAILEQIEEMEAIYRPGSQRSSLHLCIPRASYLSYAFAQFVRSVDFQKEMDVTLRESNALDAIAGVAEGESALGVIRYALSQQGFYGKQLEEKGLESELLWEFAPVVLFSAQNPLAEQEQLCPEQLRGYIELVHGDLDAARPMALADARRAQAERQEKKAISVYERGSQLELLAAVPAAYMLCSPLPAAMLARYGLVQRPCLGAERYQDVFIFPRGFRPTELEQAFLEQVVAVRQEIAQAGQA, encoded by the coding sequence ATGAATCTGACGCATCTCAAATACGCAGTAGAAGTAGAAAAGACCGGCTCGATCACCCGGGCCGCAGACAACCTCTTTATGGGCCAGCCCAATCTCTCCAAGGCCATCAAGGAGCTGGAACAGCAGGTGGGCATCACGATTTTCCGGCGCACCTCCCGGGGCGTGGCGCCCACGCGCCGGGGCGAGGAGTTTTTGGCCTATGCCAAGGCCATTTTGGAGCAGATCGAGGAGATGGAGGCCATCTACCGGCCGGGCAGCCAGAGGAGCAGCCTGCATCTCTGCATTCCCCGGGCCAGCTATCTCTCCTATGCCTTCGCCCAGTTCGTGCGCAGTGTGGATTTTCAAAAGGAGATGGATGTTACTCTGCGGGAGAGCAACGCCCTGGATGCCATCGCGGGCGTGGCCGAAGGGGAGAGCGCCCTGGGCGTCATCCGCTATGCCCTCTCCCAGCAGGGCTTTTACGGCAAACAGCTGGAGGAAAAGGGGCTGGAGAGCGAGCTTTTGTGGGAATTTGCCCCGGTGGTGCTGTTTTCCGCCCAAAACCCGCTGGCAGAGCAGGAGCAGCTCTGCCCGGAGCAGCTTAGGGGCTATATCGAGCTGGTGCACGGCGATCTGGATGCCGCCCGGCCCATGGCCCTGGCAGATGCCCGCCGCGCTCAGGCCGAGCGGCAGGAGAAAAAGGCGATCAGCGTCTATGAGCGGGGCAGCCAGCTGGAGCTTCTGGCCGCCGTGCCCGCGGCCTATATGCTCTGCTCGCCCCTGCCCGCGGCCATGCTCGCCCGCTATGGGCTGGTTCAGCGCCCCTGCCTTGGGGCAGAGCGCTATCAGGATGTGTTCATCTTCCCCCGGGGCTTCCGGCCCACCGAGCTGGAGCAGGCGTTTTTGGAGCAGGTGGTGGCCGTGCGCCAGGAAATCGCCCAGGCCGGGCAGGCCTAG
- a CDS encoding ABC transporter substrate-binding protein, with product MKKIATIALALLIAALMLVSCAKPVPGASEPAVPAESESASPEAESYKIGVIQYATHPSLDNCYNGFVQGLKEEGLVEGENLTIDFQNAQGEVSNADLQAKNMVTSKYNLLCGIATPAAMSCYSAAKEEGVPVIFSAVSDPVAAGVVQSLEKPGSVASGTADSLNLEGQMKMIRAFLPEAKKIGIIYTTSEPNSVTHLEKFKELAPNYGFEIEAVGVTNASEVGTAAQTLITNKVDCINNFTDNNVVDNLSVVLHAANEAKIPVFGSEEEQVKNGCLASESLDYVELGKETGRMAAKVLKGEAKPADMAVSVIAASTPVYNKTVLDALGLTLPADYASAADLSAAQ from the coding sequence ATGAAGAAAATTGCAACTATCGCCCTGGCGCTGCTCATCGCAGCGCTGATGCTGGTCTCTTGTGCCAAGCCCGTGCCCGGTGCTTCCGAGCCGGCTGTGCCCGCAGAGAGCGAGAGCGCTTCTCCCGAGGCCGAAAGCTATAAAATCGGCGTCATCCAGTATGCGACGCATCCCTCCCTGGATAACTGCTATAATGGCTTTGTCCAGGGTCTGAAGGAAGAGGGCCTGGTGGAGGGCGAGAACCTCACCATCGATTTCCAGAACGCCCAGGGCGAGGTCTCCAACGCAGATTTGCAGGCCAAAAACATGGTAACCAGCAAGTATAACCTGCTCTGCGGCATCGCGACTCCGGCGGCCATGTCCTGCTACAGCGCGGCGAAGGAAGAGGGCGTCCCGGTCATCTTCTCGGCGGTTTCGGATCCGGTGGCGGCGGGCGTCGTCCAGAGCCTGGAAAAACCCGGCTCGGTCGCTTCGGGCACGGCGGATAGCCTGAACCTGGAAGGCCAGATGAAGATGATCCGCGCGTTTTTGCCCGAGGCAAAGAAAATCGGCATCATCTACACGACCAGCGAGCCCAACTCGGTAACGCATCTGGAAAAATTCAAAGAGCTGGCGCCGAATTACGGTTTCGAGATTGAGGCTGTGGGTGTAACCAACGCTTCGGAAGTCGGCACGGCGGCGCAGACGCTCATCACAAACAAGGTCGACTGCATCAACAACTTCACGGATAACAACGTGGTGGATAACCTGAGCGTGGTTCTGCACGCGGCCAACGAGGCCAAGATTCCTGTGTTCGGCTCGGAGGAGGAGCAGGTGAAGAACGGCTGCCTGGCGTCCGAATCCCTGGATTACGTCGAGCTGGGCAAGGAGACCGGCCGCATGGCCGCCAAGGTGCTCAAAGGCGAGGCAAAGCCCGCGGATATGGCGGTTTCGGTCATCGCGGCCAGCACCCCGGTCTACAACAAGACTGTTCTGGACGCCCTCGGTCTGACGCTCCCGGCGGATTACGCTTCCGCGGCAGACCTCTCGGCGGCACAGTAA
- a CDS encoding ATP-binding cassette domain-containing protein: MLKFDNICKTFNPGTPDAAVVFQNFNLELEKGEFLAIVGSNGSGKTTLLNILCGSIPADGGRILLAGEDITRQKEHRRAAKMGRVFQDPSRGVCPSLTVLENMALADRKGRPYGLSWGVDKKRRGYYQQQLERLHLGLENRLGQKVGSLSGGQRQALALLLATMTPIDILVLDEHTAALDPKSSENVMRLTDELVREKGLTTIMVTHNLKYAVEYGSRLIMMHGGAIVEDRGGEEKQKLAVADLLGVFNAISVECGN, encoded by the coding sequence ATGCTGAAATTCGATAACATCTGCAAAACCTTCAACCCGGGCACGCCGGACGCCGCAGTCGTGTTCCAGAATTTCAATCTGGAGCTGGAGAAGGGCGAGTTTCTGGCCATCGTGGGCAGCAACGGCAGCGGCAAGACGACGCTGCTCAATATCCTCTGCGGGAGCATCCCGGCAGATGGCGGAAGAATCCTGCTGGCCGGGGAAGACATCACCCGCCAGAAGGAGCACAGGCGCGCGGCCAAAATGGGGCGCGTGTTTCAGGATCCTTCCCGGGGCGTCTGCCCGAGCCTGACGGTGCTGGAAAACATGGCGCTGGCCGACCGCAAGGGCAGGCCCTATGGCCTCTCCTGGGGCGTGGATAAAAAGCGCCGGGGCTATTATCAGCAGCAGCTGGAGCGCCTGCATCTGGGGCTGGAAAACCGGCTGGGGCAGAAGGTCGGCTCGCTCTCGGGCGGCCAGCGGCAGGCGCTGGCTTTGCTGCTCGCCACCATGACGCCCATCGATATTCTGGTGCTGGATGAGCACACCGCGGCGCTGGATCCGAAGTCTTCGGAAAACGTCATGCGGCTGACGGATGAGCTGGTGCGCGAAAAGGGTTTGACGACGATCATGGTAACGCACAACCTCAAATACGCCGTGGAATACGGTTCCCGGCTGATTATGATGCACGGCGGCGCCATCGTGGAAGACCGCGGCGGCGAAGAAAAGCAGAAGCTTGCGGTTGCGGATCTGCTGGGCGTGTTCAACGCCATCAGCGTGGAGTGCGGGAACTAG
- a CDS encoding redox-sensing transcriptional repressor Rex: MGEQKKPFEAISRQALQRLPLYLNYLRRQKQESGHISAPVIAADLGLNEVQVRKDLAAVSSQAGKPKKGFDTALLTGDIERFLGYDNVNRAVLVGAGHMGSALLSYRGFSEYGLEIVAAFDNCPGTIGQSIGGKPVLAVEKLPSLCRRLRAHIGIITVPSASAQDACDALVAGGVLAIWNFASAHLLVPEGILVYHENMAASLAALSQHLREAMREAQGEA; the protein is encoded by the coding sequence ATGGGGGAGCAAAAAAAGCCGTTTGAAGCCATTTCCAGGCAGGCATTGCAGAGGCTGCCGCTGTATCTGAACTATCTGCGGAGGCAGAAGCAAGAGAGCGGGCATATCTCCGCGCCCGTCATCGCGGCAGATCTCGGGCTGAACGAGGTGCAGGTGCGCAAGGATTTGGCGGCGGTCAGCTCGCAGGCGGGCAAGCCCAAGAAAGGCTTTGATACCGCCCTTTTGACGGGGGATATCGAGCGCTTTTTGGGCTACGACAACGTCAACCGGGCCGTGCTGGTGGGCGCGGGGCATATGGGCAGCGCCCTGCTCAGCTACCGCGGCTTTTCGGAATACGGCCTGGAGATCGTCGCGGCGTTCGACAACTGCCCCGGCACTATCGGCCAGAGCATCGGCGGCAAACCCGTGCTGGCCGTGGAGAAACTGCCCAGCCTCTGCCGGCGGCTGAGGGCGCATATCGGCATCATCACGGTCCCCTCGGCCAGCGCCCAGGATGCCTGCGATGCGTTGGTGGCCGGGGGCGTCCTGGCCATCTGGAATTTTGCCTCGGCGCATCTTCTGGTGCCCGAAGGCATTTTGGTTTATCACGAAAACATGGCGGCCTCGCTGGCCGCGCTCTCGCAGCACCTTCGGGAAGCCATGCGGGAGGCCCAGGGGGAAGCATGA
- a CDS encoding helix-turn-helix transcriptional regulator, with protein sequence MNEKLRNERFIKIGLNISYYRRLRGLSQEQLAEAADISRQWLGQVEAPGLVSPLSIETLFSIADALGVEPAALLDFSR encoded by the coding sequence ATGAATGAAAAATTGCGCAACGAACGGTTTATCAAAATCGGGTTAAACATCTCATATTATCGCAGGCTCAGGGGGCTTTCACAGGAGCAGCTTGCTGAAGCGGCAGACATCAGCCGGCAGTGGCTGGGGCAGGTGGAAGCGCCTGGCCTGGTATCTCCGCTCTCTATCGAGACGCTTTTTTCCATCGCAGATGCACTTGGTGTAGAGCCGGCGGCGCTTTTAGATTTCAGCCGATAG
- a CDS encoding ABC transporter permease, with amino-acid sequence MEIIGGLLENIFEEGLIYGIMAIGVYITYSILDFPDLTVDGSFPLGGCVAAAMIGAGANPLLACLAALLCGMAAGCITGLLHVKCKITDLLSGILTMTALWSVNLVVTGGKSVLPFYDLPTIFNSGLAALLPDGLYAHRVVIIGAVCVVAVKLIVDLYLKTKSGLLLRAVGDNQSFVTSLGKDQGNRKILGLALGNGLVSLSGCVLAQQAESANISSGTGMVVMALASVIIGRTIFGRLRIMKSTTSAVIGACIYKACLAVAMQLGLPTNYLKLLMAAIFTAVLVSNNLGRKKHAEIR; translated from the coding sequence TTGGAAATCATCGGCGGCCTGCTCGAAAACATCTTCGAAGAGGGCCTCATCTATGGCATCATGGCCATTGGCGTGTATATCACCTATAGCATCCTGGATTTTCCGGATCTGACGGTCGACGGCAGCTTCCCGCTGGGCGGGTGCGTGGCCGCGGCCATGATCGGCGCCGGGGCAAACCCGCTGCTGGCCTGCCTGGCGGCGCTGCTCTGCGGCATGGCGGCCGGGTGCATCACCGGGCTTCTGCACGTCAAATGCAAAATCACGGATCTGCTCTCGGGTATCCTGACCATGACGGCGCTCTGGTCGGTCAACCTGGTGGTGACGGGCGGCAAATCCGTCCTGCCCTTTTATGACCTGCCCACTATTTTCAACAGCGGCCTGGCGGCGCTGCTCCCGGATGGGCTGTATGCGCACCGGGTGGTCATCATCGGGGCGGTCTGCGTCGTCGCCGTCAAGCTCATCGTGGACTTGTATCTCAAAACCAAATCCGGCCTGCTGCTGCGGGCGGTGGGCGATAACCAGAGCTTCGTAACCTCCCTGGGCAAAGACCAGGGCAACCGCAAGATTCTGGGGCTGGCCCTGGGCAACGGGCTGGTCTCGCTCTCGGGCTGTGTGCTGGCCCAGCAGGCGGAAAGCGCCAATATCTCCAGCGGAACGGGCATGGTCGTCATGGCGCTGGCGTCCGTCATCATCGGGCGCACGATTTTCGGCCGCCTGCGCATCATGAAGAGCACAACTTCCGCCGTCATCGGCGCTTGCATCTATAAGGCATGCCTGGCCGTCGCCATGCAGCTGGGCCTGCCCACCAACTACCTCAAGCTGCTCATGGCCGCCATCTTCACGGCCGTGCTGGTTTCCAACAACCTCGGGAGGAAAAAACATGCTGAAATTCGATAA
- a CDS encoding sulfide/dihydroorotate dehydrogenase-like FAD/NAD-binding protein yields MYQIKRKKELNPTVTLMEIDAPLVAAKAEPGQFIILRVDEAGERIPLTVADYDREKGTVTIIFQIVGATTQALNHKQEGEFIVDFVGPLGTPSHVEGLKKVAVVGGGVGCAIAYPIAKKLHSLGAEVHSIVGFRSKDLLILEDEFKACSDKYVVMTDDGSYGQKGLVTNALEELIKSGEQYDEVIAIGPLIMMKFVCKLTKQYGIKTMVSMNPIMIDGTGMCGGCRLTVGGKTKFACVDGPDFDGHEVDFDEAMERGTMYREFERHAHEKTCQLFAKEVQ; encoded by the coding sequence GTGTATCAGATTAAGAGAAAAAAAGAGCTGAACCCCACGGTTACGCTGATGGAGATCGACGCGCCGCTGGTTGCGGCCAAAGCAGAGCCGGGGCAGTTCATCATCCTGCGCGTGGATGAGGCGGGGGAGCGCATCCCGCTGACCGTCGCAGATTACGACAGAGAAAAAGGCACGGTTACCATCATCTTCCAGATCGTCGGCGCGACGACGCAGGCCCTGAATCACAAGCAGGAAGGCGAGTTTATCGTGGATTTCGTGGGCCCGCTGGGCACGCCCTCGCATGTGGAAGGGCTGAAAAAAGTTGCTGTGGTGGGCGGCGGCGTGGGCTGCGCCATCGCGTATCCCATCGCCAAGAAACTGCACAGCCTGGGCGCAGAGGTGCATAGCATCGTGGGCTTCCGCAGCAAGGATCTGCTGATTCTGGAAGACGAGTTCAAAGCGTGCAGCGATAAATACGTCGTCATGACGGACGACGGCAGTTATGGCCAAAAGGGCCTGGTAACCAACGCCCTGGAGGAGCTCATCAAGAGCGGCGAGCAGTACGACGAAGTCATCGCCATCGGGCCGCTCATCATGATGAAGTTCGTCTGCAAGCTGACCAAGCAGTACGGCATCAAGACCATGGTCTCCATGAACCCCATCATGATCGACGGCACGGGCATGTGCGGCGGCTGCCGGCTGACGGTGGGCGGCAAAACCAAGTTCGCCTGCGTCGACGGCCCGGATTTCGACGGCCACGAGGTGGATTTCGACGAAGCCATGGAGCGGGGCACCATGTACCGCGAGTTTGAGCGCCATGCGCACGAGAAAACCTGCCAGCTGTTTGCGAAGGAGGTGCAGTAG
- a CDS encoding iron-containing alcohol dehydrogenase translates to MARFTLPRDLYYGKDSLETLKTLKGKKAIIVVGGGSMKRFGFLEKVENYLHEAGMQTQLFENVEPDPSVETVMRGAAAMREFEPDWIVSIGGGSPIDAAKAMWVFYEYPDCTFEQLITPFSFPELRQKAKFLAIPSTSGTATEVTAFSVITDYQKGIKYPLADFNITPDVAIVDPALAETMPKTLTAYTGMDALTHAIEAYVSTAASVFTDPLALKAIKMVFDYLPASYDGDMAAREQMHYAQCLAGMAFSNALLGIVHSMAHKTGAVFSTGHITHGCANAMYLPYVIRYNAKDERAMRRYAEIADYAGIPGKTAEEKVQALREKIWAYNQKFEIPHDMKAFGVDEAEFKSKVAEFSKNAVGDACTGSNPRAITPEQMEKLFGCCYYGTEVDF, encoded by the coding sequence ATGGCAAGATTTACACTACCAAGAGATCTGTATTATGGAAAAGACAGTCTGGAAACGCTCAAAACCCTCAAGGGCAAAAAAGCGATCATCGTCGTGGGCGGCGGCTCTATGAAGCGCTTCGGCTTCCTGGAAAAGGTGGAAAACTACCTGCACGAGGCCGGGATGCAGACGCAGCTGTTCGAGAATGTCGAGCCGGATCCGTCTGTGGAGACGGTCATGCGCGGCGCGGCGGCCATGCGCGAGTTCGAGCCGGACTGGATCGTTTCCATCGGCGGCGGATCGCCCATCGATGCGGCCAAGGCCATGTGGGTCTTTTATGAATACCCGGACTGCACGTTCGAGCAGCTCATCACGCCCTTCTCCTTCCCGGAGCTGCGCCAGAAGGCGAAGTTTTTGGCTATCCCCTCCACGTCGGGCACGGCCACGGAGGTGACGGCATTCTCGGTCATCACGGATTATCAGAAGGGCATCAAATACCCGCTGGCGGATTTCAACATCACGCCGGATGTGGCCATCGTAGACCCGGCTCTGGCCGAGACCATGCCCAAAACCCTCACGGCCTATACCGGCATGGACGCCCTGACCCACGCCATCGAGGCGTATGTCTCCACGGCGGCCTCGGTGTTTACGGATCCGCTGGCCCTCAAGGCCATCAAGATGGTGTTCGACTACCTGCCCGCTTCCTACGACGGCGATATGGCCGCGCGCGAACAGATGCACTATGCGCAGTGCCTGGCCGGCATGGCCTTCTCCAACGCGCTCCTTGGCATCGTGCACTCCATGGCGCATAAGACGGGCGCCGTCTTCTCCACCGGGCATATCACCCATGGCTGCGCCAACGCCATGTATCTGCCCTATGTCATCCGGTATAACGCCAAGGATGAGCGCGCGATGCGGCGCTATGCTGAGATCGCCGATTATGCCGGCATCCCCGGAAAAACGGCCGAGGAGAAGGTGCAGGCTCTGCGCGAGAAAATCTGGGCGTATAACCAGAAATTCGAGATTCCGCACGATATGAAAGCCTTTGGCGTAGATGAGGCGGAATTTAAGAGCAAAGTGGCAGAATTCTCCAAAAACGCCGTGGGCGATGCCTGCACGGGCTCCAACCCCAGAGCGATCACCCCGGAGCAGATGGAAAAGCTCTTCGGCTGCTGCTACTACGGCACGGAAGTGGATTTTTAA
- a CDS encoding MATE family efflux transporter, which yields MDTQLEAIQETPKGVSAADNRIATKFKFWPLIRFVLPTMAMSLFMALFKSVDDGLFVSQFVGKNALSAVNIAFPIVMGTWGIAIMFATGGSAIAGKKIGEGKPQEARRDFTSVCIIAAIVAAIVALPCVIFMEPIMRLLGADDSIMGYCVVYGNLLIGTMPFSVLSPIFEFFYVTSGAPKMGLVSTVLRGAVNIFLDYLFIVVLKFEVLGVALATAAGDLATCLLGFCFYCNKKHAVHFAKPSTNWGSLLGHSCKNGMSEMLNHMAMAVTGFIINATMLRLIGKDGVAANGVIGNLSYIMSSMFIGFSNGIAPVYSYNYGNQDHKMMRRLVRYSLTFLAVANCATVIICQLAARPLISIFITQAKEPELFQIVLDGLRIYALCFFFNGFGIATSGMFAALSNGKVASIVSVTRNMVLTVVLTVAFSYAFGLTGVWVATPVGEFISFCLCMFLIYKYRNVYGYGKEQLAPIAE from the coding sequence ATGGATACGCAACTGGAGGCAATCCAGGAGACCCCGAAGGGCGTCTCCGCAGCGGACAATCGGATTGCCACTAAGTTCAAGTTTTGGCCGCTGATTCGCTTTGTGTTGCCAACGATGGCGATGTCGCTGTTTATGGCACTGTTCAAATCTGTCGACGATGGGCTGTTTGTCTCGCAATTTGTGGGCAAGAATGCGCTCTCGGCAGTCAATATTGCTTTTCCTATCGTCATGGGAACCTGGGGCATCGCGATTATGTTTGCCACGGGCGGTTCTGCCATCGCCGGAAAGAAAATTGGGGAAGGAAAGCCCCAGGAAGCCCGGCGGGATTTTACCAGCGTCTGCATCATCGCGGCAATTGTAGCGGCGATTGTGGCGCTGCCCTGTGTGATTTTTATGGAGCCCATCATGCGGCTTCTTGGCGCAGATGATTCCATCATGGGCTACTGCGTGGTCTACGGCAATCTGCTCATCGGAACGATGCCCTTCTCAGTGCTCTCGCCGATATTCGAGTTTTTCTATGTGACGAGCGGCGCGCCCAAAATGGGCCTTGTGAGCACGGTGTTGCGCGGCGCGGTAAACATCTTTTTAGACTATCTGTTTATCGTCGTCCTGAAATTCGAGGTTTTGGGCGTCGCCCTGGCCACAGCCGCCGGCGATCTCGCGACCTGCCTGCTGGGCTTTTGCTTCTATTGCAACAAGAAGCACGCCGTGCACTTTGCAAAGCCCTCGACGAACTGGGGCAGCCTGCTGGGGCATTCCTGCAAAAATGGCATGTCCGAGATGCTCAACCATATGGCCATGGCCGTTACCGGCTTTATCATCAACGCGACCATGCTGCGGCTCATCGGCAAAGACGGCGTCGCGGCAAACGGCGTCATCGGCAATTTGAGCTATATCATGTCGTCCATGTTTATCGGCTTTTCTAACGGCATCGCGCCTGTCTATAGCTACAACTACGGCAACCAGGATCACAAGATGATGCGCCGCCTTGTGCGCTATAGCCTGACGTTCCTGGCCGTGGCCAACTGCGCGACGGTGATCATCTGCCAGCTGGCCGCAAGGCCGCTCATCAGCATTTTTATCACCCAGGCCAAGGAGCCCGAGCTGTTCCAAATCGTGCTGGACGGCCTGCGCATCTATGCGCTGTGCTTCTTCTTCAACGGCTTTGGCATCGCGACGTCCGGCATGTTCGCCGCGCTTTCCAACGGCAAGGTGGCGTCTATCGTCTCTGTCACGAGGAACATGGTGCTGACTGTCGTGCTGACTGTCGCTTTCTCCTATGCCTTCGGCCTGACGGGCGTGTGGGTGGCGACTCCCGTGGGCGAGTTTATCAGCTTCTGTCTGTGCATGTTTTTGATTTACAAGTACCGCAATGTCTATGGCTACGGCAAGGAGCAGCTTGCGCCCATCGCAGAATAA
- a CDS encoding lactate utilization protein, whose protein sequence is MDYEKLIATLNRKGYHGYFCKDSAAAKKLVMEELLAGVRSIGKGGSASLRECGIWDALLEQDARTDDERIELFSTTLYNSQGKDPQIALDKGMTADAYICSTNAMTERGTFINIDGVGNRVGAMIYGPKKVILVVGKNKIFPDYETAWDHLKNVTCPKHSLHGSGKSACAKAGRCVDCDNDNRMCCITSVQDRALPDREYHIVIVDEELGY, encoded by the coding sequence ATGGATTACGAAAAACTCATCGCAACGCTAAACCGCAAGGGCTACCACGGCTATTTCTGCAAAGACAGCGCTGCGGCCAAAAAGCTGGTGATGGAAGAGCTGCTGGCCGGCGTGCGCTCCATCGGCAAGGGCGGCAGCGCCTCGCTTCGGGAATGCGGCATTTGGGACGCGCTTTTGGAGCAGGACGCCCGGACGGACGACGAGCGCATCGAGCTTTTTTCCACGACGCTCTACAACTCCCAGGGCAAAGACCCGCAGATCGCCCTGGATAAGGGCATGACGGCAGACGCCTACATCTGCTCGACCAACGCCATGACCGAGCGCGGCACGTTCATCAACATCGACGGCGTGGGCAACCGGGTGGGCGCGATGATCTACGGGCCAAAGAAAGTGATTTTGGTCGTGGGCAAGAACAAGATTTTCCCGGATTACGAGACGGCATGGGATCACCTAAAGAACGTCACCTGCCCCAAGCATTCCCTGCACGGCAGCGGCAAATCCGCATGCGCCAAGGCGGGCAGATGCGTAGACTGCGACAACGACAACCGCATGTGCTGTATCACTTCGGTTCAAGACCGCGCCCTGCCCGACCGCGAATACCACATCGTCATCGTAGACGAAGAGCTGGGCTATTAG